A genomic stretch from Neomonachus schauinslandi chromosome 16, ASM220157v2, whole genome shotgun sequence includes:
- the ZNF671 gene encoding zinc finger protein 671, with translation MAAAAPRHPAQVCVISEDVFVFFSREEWMLLDDSQRLLYQDVMLENFALLASLGIVSSRSHAVTQLEQKEDPQMPDQVAMTPVTEREARRGPGLGGWCAVEDEAPSPEQSVSSEGVSQVRTPVAGLNPQPCDISGSVLKEILHLTEYQGGEARLEPHTGGACWKHFWHGANVHQHHTAEKSFRRDEGRDSVKTCRFYVPEKTYTHSERRRDFTATSDLLQHQVPHIRMKPHKNTRLGGALHPGQRHHKCIECGKLFTRKDTLTRHRRIHTGERPYECSKCGKFFSQSCDLFKHETIHTGERPYECSECGKFFRQISGLIEHKRVHTGERLYQCSNCGKFFSSKSNLIRHQEVHTGARPYVCSTCGKEFSRKHTLVLHQRTHTGERPYECSECGKAFSQSSHLNVHWRIHGSDYECSRCGKAFSCISKLIQHQKVHSGENPYECSRCGKAFTQRPNLIRHWKVHTGERPYVCSKCGKEFNRKHTLVLHQKIHNGEEP, from the exons GTTTGTGTGATCTCTGAGGATGTGTTTGTGTTCTTCTCCCGGGAAGAATGGATGCTCCTTGATGATTCTCAGAGACTTTTGTATCAGGATGTGATGCTGGAAAACTTTGCGCTTTTAGCCTCACTGG GAATTGTATCCTCCAGATCACACGCAGTCACCCAACTGGAGCAAAAGGAAGATCCCCAGATGCCTGACCAGGTGGCTATGACCCCAGTCACAGAAAGAGAGGCTCGGAGGGGGCCTGGACTTG GTGGTTGGTGTGCAGTGGAGGATGAGGCTCCGTCCCCTGAGCAGAGTGTTTCTTCAGAAGGAGTGTCACAAGTCAGGACTCCGGTGGCAGGTCTGAACCCCCAGCCATGTGACATATCTGGCTCAGTATTGAAAGAAATCTTACACCTGACTGAATACCAGGGGGGAGAAGCCAGGCTGGAACCACACACGGGCGGGGCCTGTTGGAAGCACTTCTGGCACGGTGCAAACGTCCATCAGCACCACACTGCAGAGAAATCCTTCAGAAGAGATGAGGGCAGGGACTCCGTGAAAACCTGCAGATTCTATGTGCCAGAGAAGACCTATACACACAGTGAGCGTAGAAGGGACTTTACAGCCACCTCCGACCTTCTTCAGCACCAGGTCCCCCACATTAGGATGAAGCCCCACAAGAACACCAGGCTTGGGGGAGCCCTTCACCCTGGACAGCGGCATCACAAGTGCATCGAATGTGGGAAATTGTTCACCCGCAAAGACACGCTTACTCGGCACCGGAGAAtccacactggagaaaggccttatgagtgcagCAAATGTGGGAAATTCTTTAGTCAAAGCTGTGACCTTTTTAAACATGAGACCATACACACTGGGGAAAGGCCTTAcgagtgcagtgaatgtgggaaattctTTAGACAGATCTCTGGCCTGATTGAACACAAGCGAGTTCACACGGGTGAAAGACTCTATCAGTGCAGTAATTGTGGAAAATTCTTTAGCAGTAAGTCTAACCTCATTAGACACCAAGAAGTTCACACAGGAGCAAGGCCTTATGTATGTAGCACATGTGGGAAGGAGTTCAGCCGCAAACACACACTTGTTCTGCACCAGAGGactcacactggagaaaggccttatgagtgcagcgagtgtgggaaggcctttagcCAGAGTTCCCACCTTAATGTGCACTGGAGAATTCATGGCAGTGATTACGAGTGCAGCcgatgtgggaaagcctttagtTGCATCTCTAAACTCATTCAGCACCAGAAAGTTCACTCTGGAGAAAATCCTTATGAGTGCAGCagatgtgggaaagcctttaccCAAAGGCCAAATCTTATTCGGCACTGGAAAGTTCATACTGGAGAACGGCCTTATGTGTGCAGCAAATGTGGGAAAGAGTTTAACCGCAAACACACACTTGTTCTCCATCAGAAGATACATAATGGAGAAGAGCCTTAA